The following are from one region of the Alicyclobacillus fastidiosus genome:
- the trpC gene encoding indole-3-glycerol phosphate synthase TrpC, which translates to MSVLDKILTTKREEVARMRERGVVFDTSRKREIRSLRTALLSGAHLGIIAEIKRKSPSKGTIQADINPRERAKVYERAGATAISVLTDQTYFGGSIDDLRSVREAVSIPLLRKDFIIDELQIDEAYAAGADVVLLIAAALPPDRLRALSAYAQGLGLDVLLEVHGVDELDAALAAAPSVLGINNRNLHTFDVDLGTTQAVIEALPKDVVVISESGIFGTDDAQRMVDAGARGVLVGELLMRHSDLDDVAKCLTSLQVEMPSVDIA; encoded by the coding sequence ATGAGCGTTTTAGATAAGATTTTGACGACGAAACGAGAAGAAGTGGCGCGGATGCGCGAGCGGGGAGTCGTCTTTGACACTTCGCGCAAGCGCGAGATTCGTTCGCTTCGCACGGCGCTCTTGAGCGGTGCACATCTTGGAATCATCGCGGAAATTAAGCGCAAAAGCCCGTCGAAAGGGACTATCCAAGCTGACATCAACCCACGAGAGCGGGCAAAGGTGTACGAACGGGCGGGCGCTACGGCGATTTCCGTACTCACGGACCAAACCTACTTCGGTGGGTCTATCGACGACTTGCGCTCGGTGCGAGAAGCTGTCTCCATCCCTTTGCTTCGCAAGGATTTTATCATCGATGAGCTGCAAATTGACGAGGCGTACGCGGCAGGGGCGGACGTCGTCCTGCTCATTGCCGCAGCGCTGCCGCCAGACCGGCTTCGGGCTCTGTCGGCGTACGCTCAAGGCCTCGGCTTAGACGTGTTGCTCGAGGTTCACGGCGTCGACGAACTGGATGCGGCGCTTGCTGCGGCGCCGAGTGTCCTTGGTATCAACAACCGCAACCTCCACACGTTCGATGTCGACTTGGGGACGACCCAAGCCGTCATTGAAGCGCTCCCCAAAGATGTCGTGGTCATCTCCGAGAGTGGCATTTTCGGGACCGACGACGCGCAGCGTATGGTTGATGCAGGAGCTCGCGGAGTCCTCGTGGGTGAGTTGCTGATGCGCCATAGCGATTTAGACGATGTGGCGAAGTGCCTCACTTCGCTGCAGGTGGAAATGCCATCGGTGGACATCGCGTGA